The Thermodesulfovibrionales bacterium genomic sequence TTCATCATTATTTCCCGGGAGTTCTCACAATTGCTGAGGAATCAACTGCATGGCCCATGGTTTCAAGGCCCACTTATATAGGCGGGCTAGGATTCAGCATGAAATGGAATATGGGATGGATGCATGATACCCTTGAGTATTTCTCAAAAGACCCTGTTTTCAGAAAATACCATCAGGGAAATCTTACATTTAGCATGCTCTATGCCTTCAGCGAAAATTTTATACTTCCATTAAGCCATGATGAAGTAGTCCACGGTAAGGGTTCACTCTTTGGAAAGATGCCAGGAGACGACTGGCAGAGATTTGCAAATCTAAGGCTTCTTTACGGATATATGTTTGGCCATCCGGGAAAAAAACTCCTATTCATGGGCAGTGAATTCGGGCAGTGGAGGGAATGGGATTACAATTCAAGTATAGACTGGCATCTCCTTCAATATGAATCACACAGAGGAATTCAGTTATTAATAAAGGACCTCAATTCACTGCTTAAAAAAGAACCATCACTACATGAGCTTGATTTTCACTGGAATGGCTTTGAATGGATTGATTTTCATGACTCTGAAAAGAGTATTATTGCCTTTATTAGAAAGGCAAAAAATCCTGACGACTTTCTTGTCTTTGTTTATAATTTTACTCCCGTCATCAGATTTAATTACACAATAGGAGTTCCTAGATCTGGCTATTACAGAGAGATACTGAACAGCGATTCAGCAATCTACTGGGGAAGTAATGTAGGGAATCGTGGCGGTGTTCATGCTGAAAGAATACCAGCTCACGGAAGACCTTATTCCATCAGTATAACCCTTCCACCTCTTGCTGCACTTGTATTTAAACCACAGCGAGACTAATTAAATAAATCAAGAATGGTAGGCGCGAAGGGGATCGAACCCTTGGCCTCTTCCGCGTCAAGGAAGCGCTCTCCCACTGAGCTACGCGCCTTAGGTTATATAAATTAACCTATTACTATACCTTCCTGTCAAGAATCTAAAAAAATTCTTGTGCTGTTGACTTTTTCTATACTTTAGCCTAAAATTAATAAAAATTCAGGAGTGAGAGGATGGCAACAAAGGTACTACTTGCAGATGACAGTATTACAATACAGAAGGTTGTTGAGCTCATTCTTACAGAACACGGTTTTGAGGTTAAAACTGTAAACAATGGTCAGGAAGCCTTAACAACAATGCTTTCTTACACTCCTGATATTGTTCTTGCAGATGCAGAGATGCCCGTGCTTAACGGTTATCAACTCTGTGAAAGAATTAAAAATAATTCACGAACAAAACACATACCTGTTATACTCCTTGCAGGGGCCTTTGAGCCAATAGATGTGGAACTTGTGAAAAATGTAAAAGCTGATGGCACTCTCACAAAACCTTTTGAAGCACAGGAACTTCTAAGCAAGATAAATTCCTTTCTGGGCAGAAAAGAGAAAAAAATGGAAGAAGAGCTCATAGAAGAGCCCTCTCCAGTGACAGCTCTGACAGAAGAGAGTGAAGAGGCAATAATGGTTGAAGAAGAAATATGGGAGGTTGAAGAGCCCGCGGAACAGATTACTATTGAAGAAAGTCCAGAAGTTATAACCCAGCCAGAACAGAAAATTGTCCCCCTAACAGAAGAAAGATCTTTTACAGTAGAAGAAAAAACAGCAATCCCAGAACAACCTCTTACAGGAATTTCAAAAGAGTCTTTTGAAAGGGCTATAAGGGATGCTGTAGCAGGAATAATTGCCAGTTCTGACCTTCCCTCCATCATAAGAGCCGCTGTCAAGGATTCTGTCGAAAAGATGCTTGCAGAAAGACTTCCATACCTTATAGAAGATCTTACAAAGGAGCTCCTGAAAGGCTCTCTTTCTGGTATTTCCAGTGAGATAGAAAAGGTTCTCTGGGAAACCCTTCCCGAGCTGGCAGAGACACTCATAACAAAGGAGATAGAGAGAATAAAGGTATCCTTATCCTGAAAAAAATTCCTTCCCTATGAAAGACAGAAAGACCTTTGAACCAAAAGATTGTGAAGAAAAAATTTATAATTTCTGGTTGAGCCATGAACTCTTCAGGCCCTCAGGTGAAGGTGAACCCTACTGTATTGTAATTCCTCCACCAAATGTCACAGGTTCGCTCCATATGGGTCATGCCCTTAATGCAACTCTTCAGGACATCCTTATAAGATGGAAGAGGATGCAGGGATTTAAGACACTTTGGTTGCCTGGAACGGACCATGCTGGTATAGCAACACAGAATGTGGTTGAAAGGCTTCTCCAGAAGGAAAATCTCACGAGACAGATACTTGGCAGGGATGCCTTTATAAAAAGGGTCTGGCAGTGGAAGGAGCTTTCAGGTGGTCAGATTATCTCTCAGTTAAAAAGGCTTGGAGCTTCATGCGACTGGTCAAGAGAAAGATTCACTATGGATGAAGGCCTCTCAAGAGCTGTAAGAGAAGTTTTTGTGAGGCTCTTTAATGAAGGACTTATCTACAGGGATTACAGGTTGATCAACTGGTGTCCCAGGTGCCAGACTGCTCTGTCAGACCTGGAGGTTGAATACGAGGAGATTGAAGGTAGACTTTATTATATAAGATATCCCTTTTCTGACGGTAAGGGTTATATAACTGTAGCTACAACACGGCCCGAGACCATGCTTGGAGATACTGCTGTGGCGGTCAACCCCGAGGATGAGAGATATTCATCACTCATTGGAAAAGAGCTAATCCTGCCTCTTACAAACAGAAAAATAAATATTGTTGGAGATAGCGCCGTATTAAAAGATTTCGGAACAGGAGCTGTTAAGGTTACACCGGCCCATGATTTTGCTGATGAAGAGATAGCAAAAAGACACGGTCTGCCATCTCTAATAGTTATTGACAGAAATGCAAAAATGACACCAGAGGCAGGTAAAAAATATGAAGGTCTTGATAGATATGTGGCAAGAAAAGAAATAATCAGTGATCTGAAGGAACAGGGTCTTCTTGAAAAAGAAGAAAGGTATATTCATTCAGTTGGTCACTGTTATAGATGCAAGACAGCCATTGAACCGCTACCTACGCTCCAGTGGTATATAAAGATAGAACCCCTTGCAAAACCCGCTATTGAGGCTGTAAGAAATGGAAGGATAAGGATAATCCCTGAAATATGGCTTAATAGCTACTATGCCTGGATGGAGAATATCAAGGACTGGTGTATCTCGAGACAGATATGGTGGGGTCACAGGATACCTGTCTGGTACTGTCCTGAGTGCAGGGATTCAGAAGGAAGAAGACAGGGCGAAAGGATAGTTATTAAA encodes the following:
- a CDS encoding response regulator; amino-acid sequence: MATKVLLADDSITIQKVVELILTEHGFEVKTVNNGQEALTTMLSYTPDIVLADAEMPVLNGYQLCERIKNNSRTKHIPVILLAGAFEPIDVELVKNVKADGTLTKPFEAQELLSKINSFLGRKEKKMEEELIEEPSPVTALTEESEEAIMVEEEIWEVEEPAEQITIEESPEVITQPEQKIVPLTEERSFTVEEKTAIPEQPLTGISKESFERAIRDAVAGIIASSDLPSIIRAAVKDSVEKMLAERLPYLIEDLTKELLKGSLSGISSEIEKVLWETLPELAETLITKEIERIKVSLS